From a single Rutidosis leptorrhynchoides isolate AG116_Rl617_1_P2 chromosome 5, CSIRO_AGI_Rlap_v1, whole genome shotgun sequence genomic region:
- the LOC139849844 gene encoding taxadiene 5-alpha hydroxylase-like has protein sequence MATYIFTFAVFFIVFLIYKNSKRRTNKVRLPSGEMGLPWIGETVEFYKAQKANQLFENFFQPRVNKYGNVFKTKLMGSPTVVVNGGAANKFFMSNEFKLVVSSWPTSSVQLMGKNSIMEKQGDSHRCLRSIITSTVNVSGLQAMVPRMCSSVENHLQKNWGNRDEISLYRSTKMLTFTIVLECLLGIGIDPEKMFGVFERVLEGVLSPPVNFPGTKFSRAKKARAEIEKVLIHQVRQKRAVMELSSNGKLEEQDDDNMLFSKLVAALIRGEITEDEVIDNIVLLVFAAHDTTSYAITMTFKMLANHPDCYALLLKEHEDIASNKRPGEALTFDDVKKMEYTWQVARETMRLNPPIFGSFRKAITDITFDGFTIPKGWKVLWTTYGTRYDENCFPDPMSFNPTRFADPVQAYTFIPFGGGPRLCAGYQLAKLNILVLVHYVVTRYNWSLIDPNEPILMDPLPFPSNGMPIKISPKSVNLNL, from the exons ATGGCTACTTACATCTTCACTTTCGCCGTTTTCTTTATCGTCTTTCTCATCTACAAAAACTCGAAAAGACGAACCAACAAGGTGAGACTACCTTCCGGTGAAATGGGTCTCCCTTGGATCGGAGAAACGGTCGAGTTTTACAAAGCTCAAAAGGCGAATCAATTGTTCGAAAACTTTTTTCAACCAAGAGTCAACAAGTATGGCAATGTGTTTAAAACAAAGCTGATGGGATCACCAACTGTGGTGGTCAATGGAGGTGCAGCTAATAAGTTCTTCATGTCTAATGAGTTTAAGTTAGTAGTAAGCTCATGGCCAACTTCATCCGTACAGTTAATGGGAAAGAATTCTATTATGGAGAAACAAGGAGATTCGCATCGTTGCTTACGTAGCATCATCACTTCTACCGTTAATGTTTCCGGCCTTCAAGCTATGGTTCCAAGAATGTGCAGTTCTGTTGAGAACCACCTCCAGAAAAATTGGGGAAACCGTGACGAAATCAGCCTTTATCGATCTACTAAAATGCTTACTTTCACTATTGTCCTTGAATGTTTGCTCGGGATTGGGATTGATCCTGAAAAGATGTTTGGTGTTTTCGAGCGTGTTTTGGAAGGCGTTTTATCTCCTCCTGTTAACTTCCCGGGAACTAAATTCTCGAGAGCGAAAAAAGCCAGAGCCGAGATTGAAAAGGTATTGATCCATCAAGTCAGACAGAAGAGGGCGGTCATGGAATTGAGTAGTAATGGCAAATTAGAAGAACAAGATGATGACAATATGCTGTTTTCTAAGCTGGTGGCTGCTTTGATCAGAGGTGAAATTACGGAAGACGAGGTAATTGATAATATCGTTTTGTTAGTGTTTGCAGCTCACGATACGACATCGTATGCTATCACGATGACGTTTAAGATGCTCGCTAATCACCCTGATTGTTATGCTCTTCTACTAAAAG AACATGAAGATATTGCTAGCAACAAAAGACCGGGTGAAGCTTTAACATTTGATGATGTCAAGAAAATGGAGTATACGTGGCAAGTAGCTCGTGAGACGATGCGACTGAACCCTCCTATTTTCGGATCCTTCAGAAAAGCGATAACCGATATCACGTTCGACGGATTTACTATTCCAAAAGGGTGGAAGGTGCTTTGGACAACATACGGAACACGTTATGATGAAAACTGTTTTCCGGATCCAATGAGTTTTAACCCGACCAGATTTGCAGATCCGGTTCAAGCTTATACTTTTATACCATTTGGTGGGGGCCCAAGGCTGTGTGCAGGTTACCAACTAGCGAAACTCAACATTCTCGTACTCGTGCATTATGTTGTGACACGATATAACTGGTCGCTGATTGACCCGAACGAGCCGATTCTTATGGATCCACTTCCTTTTCCTTCTAATGGAATGCCTATCAAGATTTCACCCAAATCAGTTAACTTAAATCTATGA